In a single window of the Lasioglossum baleicum chromosome 10, iyLasBale1, whole genome shotgun sequence genome:
- the LOC143212739 gene encoding zinc finger protein 131-like, whose translation MPSVQQSETRENQYFFEPVRTSQGQLMYKCPNCGRHYMRNSCLKRHLRVECGKSPKYQCNICHGWFKYKHNLAAHMKLHFEEPKHHCGFCLKKFYRRDKLVKHQKMLHKIFPLA comes from the coding sequence ATGCCGAGCGTTCAACAATCGGAAACGAGGGAGAACCAATACTTCTTCGAGCCGGTTCGAACGTCGCAGGGCCAGCTGATGTACAAATGTCCGAATTGCGGCCGCCATTACATGCGGAACTCGTGCCTGAAGCGCCATTTGCGCGTCGAGTGCGGCAAATCGCCGAAATATCAATGCAACATTTGTCATGGCTGGTTCAAGTACAAGCACAACTTGGCGGCGCACATGAAGCTCCACTTCGAGGAGCCGAAACACCATTGCGGCTTCTGCTTGAAGAAGTTCTACCGGCGGGACAAGCTGGTGAAGCACCAGAAGATGTTGCACAAGATCTTTCCTCTCGCGTGA
- the LOC143212738 gene encoding longitudinals lacking protein-like yields MAVEENADLPVQAWKIQEQGLPFAELKIPKAYNYVGKKPPGQFGCSRCGRSYMRKDSLQRHVHWECGKEPKFQCPFCPQRCKRKAHWLRHIRRQHIDKIGDMESDLLSYTPKLEID; encoded by the coding sequence ATGGCGGTCGAGGAGAACGCGGATCTGCCGGTGCAAGCGTGGAAGATACAGGAGCAGGGGCTGCCGTTCGCCGAGCTGAAGATACCGAAAGCGTACAATTACGTCGGGAAGAAGCCGCCAGGACAATTCGGATGCAGCAGATGCGGAAGATCGTACATGAGGAAGGACTCGCTCCAACGACACGTTCACTGGGAGTGCGGCAAGGAGCCAAAGTTCCAGTGTCCATTCTGCCCGCAACGCTGCAAGCGGAAAGCTCACTGGCTCAGACACATTCGCCGCCAGCACATCGACAAAATAGGGGACATGGAGTCCGACTTGTTGTCCTACACTCCGAAACTCGAGATCGACTAA